The following nucleotide sequence is from Buchnera aphidicola (Schlechtendalia peitan).
TATAACACACATTATAACATAACAAAAGCAGATTCTAATCCATTTTTTCAAAAAAATGTTGTTATTAGTGGTTCTTTAAGTTCGTTTTCTCGTATTGAAGTTATAAACTTAATAAAAAAAATGGGAGGTCGTGTAATGTCAAACGTTTCTATAGCAACAAACTATATTATAGTTGGAGTTAATCCAGGACAAAAATTTTACAAATCTAAAGAATTGAACATAAAAATTTTGTTAGAACATTGTTTTTTAGATATTGTTAAAACTTTTTATATTGATAAAAAATTTTAGATTATTGGGTCGTGCAGGATTTGAACCTGCGACCAATTGATTAAAAGTCAACTGCTCTACCAACTGAGCTAACGACCCTTTTTTGGAATATCAAATTTATGGGTGATGACGGAATTGAACCGCCGACCCTCTCCGTGTAAAGGAGAAGCTCTACCAACTGAGCTAATCACCCCTATTTAATATCTATTGTAAAGAATAGAAACATAGAGTCAATCTTTTTTTTAAAATTTTTTTTTATTTATTTTTATTTGTTCGGTTTATTATTACAATATTCATAAATATTGAGGAAAATATGTTTATTATTACGAGATTTGCTCCAAGTCCTACAGGTTGTTTACACATTGGAAGTATACGAACTGCATTATATGCGTGGTTATTTGCTAGAAATAAAAAAGGAAAGTTTATTTTACGTATTGAAGACACTGATTCTGAACGTTCTATTGAATCCTCTACTGTAGAAATAATAAAATCTCTAAAGTGGTTAGGATTAAATTGGGATGAAGGACCATATCTTCAAAGTGATCGAATAGGATATTATAAAGATATTATTAAATTTATGATTCGAAAAGGTTTAGCATATAAGTGTTATTGTACTAAAAATAGATTAAATTTATTAAGGAAAGAACAGTTGTTAATGGGAAAAAAACCAAAATATGATTATAAATGTAGAAATATTAAAAAAGATGTAATAAATAGCCTCGAGTATGTAGTACGCTTTTGTAATCCTTTAGATGGGATAGTATCATTTTTTGATGAAATAAGAGGGAAAATATCATTTAAAAATGAAGAATTAGATGACTTTATTATTCAAAGAACTAATGGACTACCGACATATAATTTTTGTGCAGTAGTAGACGATCGTGATATGAACATCACCCACGTGATTAGAGGAGAAGATCATATTAATAATACGCCACGTCAGATCAATCTTTTAAAAGCATTAGATGCAAACATTCCTATTTATGCACATGTATCCATGATATTAGATAAAAATGGAGAAAAATTATCTAAACGAAAACAAGTTATTGGAATATTAGATTATAAAACTCAAGGTTATTTGCCAGAATCATTGATAAATTATATCCTAAGATTAGGATGGGCACATGGAGATCAAGAAATTTTTAATATAAACGAAATGATAGAGTTGTTTACTTTAAAGGGGATTAGTAAATCTCCTAGTAGATTTGATGCAAAAAAACTATTATGGTTAAATCGATTTTATATAAATAACTTGCCTAAGAATTATGTAATAAAACATTTAAAAGATCAATTTAAAGAAAAAAAAATTGATTATTTCAATGGTCCAAAATTAATTGAATTGATACAGATGTTTGGATCTCGTTATAGTACTTTGAGAGACATAGTTATTTATTCTCATTATTTTTATAAAAGTCATATTATTTATAACATAGATTCTGCTAAAAAATATTTAGTGCAATCTTCGATTGTAATTTTAGAACATATGTATAATAAAATTCTAAATGTAGGAATATGGAGTTTAGAACAGTTGTTAATTATGATACGTGCATTAGTACATGAGTTGAAAATACCTTGCAATAACGTTTTTATGCCTATTCGAGTAGCTATTACGGGTGATACTGTTTCTCCTAGTATACATATTGTTATATATGAAATTGGAAAATTAAGATCGCTATCAAGAATAAAATCTGCATTATCATATATTAATGATACATAATATTAAAGATGTGATTATTGATGTAGTTTGTTATTATAGTAAATACTTTAATACTTAATAATATATTTTTATTAGTAAAAAGCATATTTTTATTATGATATTTTATCTCTTTTGTAAAATCAATGTGATAGTTTTTATATAATATATGGGGTTATAGCTTAATTGGTAGAGCATTTACATGGCATGTAAAAGGTTAGCGGTTCGATTCCGCTTAACTCCAAAATGTTGTACCTATTTTAATAAGAGATATATGATCTTATATTAATATATGATTAATAGTATAAAAATTTGGAAAATTATTATGTAAAACGTTTTTGTATAATTAAATTAATAATAAATAGTTTTTAAATAGTTTTTTTAAAATTTATATTGTTAAATTATTAGTATAAATTTCTATAAAATTTAAAAAAATGTTCATATCATTAATGTGCTTTATAACTTATATATAAATATAAATGTTTTAGAAATTAATGGAGTCTAATATATTAAATGTTAATTTTTACGACATTTAATATATTAGTAATTCTAAGTAATAGTTACACAATTACAGTGGTAAATTTGATAGTTCCTGATAACCTGATATTAATTTATTTCTAACTTGAGTTGCAGCTTCGGTTAACACTAAAGATTTTTGAATATTGACAAAAAAGTTGTTTAAATTTTTGTATTGGCTATCTTCTACAATACTTCTAGGTGTTTCTTCTGCTTCTTTTCGATTATTACCAGATAAATTTAATGTATCTTTTACATAATCCATGATTTTTTGTGGTAATGCTTCTACATCTTTTTGATTATTACCAGATAAATTTAATGTATCTTTGACATAATCCATGATTTTTTGTGGTAATGCTTTAATGCTTCTACATCTTTTCGATTATTACCAGATAAATTTAATGTATCTTTGACATAATCCATGATTTTTTGTGGTAATGCTTCTACATCTTTTTTAGTATTAGCAGATAAATTTAATGTATCTTTTACATAATCCATGATTTTTTGTGGTAATGCTTCTACATCTTTTTGATTATTACCAGATAAATTTAATGTATCTTTGACATAATCCATGATTTTTTGTGGTAATGCTTCTACATCTTTTTGATTATTACCAGATAAATTTAATGTATCTTTGACATAATCCATGATTTTTTGTGGTAATGCTTCTTCGTCTTTTTTACTAATATCAAATAAATTAAATGTATCTTTTAGATAATCTATAAAATTTTTAGGTTTTTCTTCTGTTTCTTTATGATTATCATCAGATAAGTGTAATGTATCTTTTACATAACCTATAAGTTTTTTTGGCAGTGCTTCTGCTTTTATACCTATATCTATTAAAGTACTAAGAGCAGTTAGTATGTTAATACTATCTTGCATAGTTTCAGTAAACATATTTATCTCCAAAAAAAATAATATTACTTCGTAAATATTAACATAAAGTCTAAACGGAGCAAAATATTAAAATATTTAAAAATGTCTTTTTTTAATTTATTCTATTGTAAAAAGTGATATTAATGATTATTGTCGTATAGTAAGTTTATTTAGTCAATACACAATAATAAATTATATACAGTTTTTTAAAGGAATAATTCATGAATGTTGGTGTTAAACATAAATTTAATGTAAAAGACAAAAATAAAAAACCTTATTTTTCATTGTATGCTCTTTTTAATGTTCGTACTATCATTGCGATATCGTCAATATTATCGATAATTATATTTTTTTTATTTGTATTTAAATCATCGAATTATCATATTCTTTATAATAGTTTATCTAACGAAGATGAAAAATTGATTATTTCTCAATTGACTCGAATGAATATTCCATTTAAATTTAGTGATGATCACAAGAGTTTATTGGTACCAGAAAACCAAATACGAAAAATTCAAGAAAATTTGTTTGAACAAGGATTGCCAAAAGGAAATAGTATTGGATTTGAATTATTAGATCAGGAAAAATTTGGTATTAGTCAATTTAATGAACAAATAAATTATCAAAGAGCTTTAGAAGGAGAATTGGCAAGAAGTATACAACAACTCGATAATGTTAAGACAGCTAGAGTACATATAGCATTACCAAAACCTTCATTATTTGTTCAAGACAGTAAACTTCCATCAGCATCTATAATTTTAGGAATAAAAGATGGTTTAAATATCAATTCGAGTCAAATTAATGCGATTTTACATATGGTTTCCGGAAGTATATCTGGTTTGCCCATTGAAAATATTACTATTATTGATCATGCAGGAAGATTGTTAAATAGTGATGATTCTTTTGATAGTAATATTGATAATACGCGATTAAAATATTACGATTTAATTGAAGAACATTATAAGAAAAGGATTGAAAATATTTTAATACCATTAGTTGGACCGAATAATGTACATGCGCAAGTTACGGCTCAAATAAATTTTGATAAAAAAGAAAGTACAGAGGAAAAATATAAACCAAATTATAGTAATGATAGTAAGTCTATTCGGTCTCATCATAGTAGTAGTAATACTGAGTTAAATGAAAAGTATATCGATGGTTCTATTCCTTCTAATTCTTTTTCTAATAAGATGAAGAATTTTTCTAAAAAATTATCGTCTGATGCTCACAATACAAACCATAATTTGTCTGAAGAATTATCGTTAAATAATAGTTCTAATAAAAATTTTGAAAACGTATCGATATTACCAAAGTCTAGTCTTAATCAAGATTATATTGTCAATTATGAATTAGATCATACTATTTTTCATAGTAAATTT
It contains:
- the gltX gene encoding glutamate--tRNA ligase, translating into MFIITRFAPSPTGCLHIGSIRTALYAWLFARNKKGKFILRIEDTDSERSIESSTVEIIKSLKWLGLNWDEGPYLQSDRIGYYKDIIKFMIRKGLAYKCYCTKNRLNLLRKEQLLMGKKPKYDYKCRNIKKDVINSLEYVVRFCNPLDGIVSFFDEIRGKISFKNEELDDFIIQRTNGLPTYNFCAVVDDRDMNITHVIRGEDHINNTPRQINLLKALDANIPIYAHVSMILDKNGEKLSKRKQVIGILDYKTQGYLPESLINYILRLGWAHGDQEIFNINEMIELFTLKGISKSPSRFDAKKLLWLNRFYINNLPKNYVIKHLKDQFKEKKIDYFNGPKLIELIQMFGSRYSTLRDIVIYSHYFYKSHIIYNIDSAKKYLVQSSIVILEHMYNKILNVGIWSLEQLLIMIRALVHELKIPCNNVFMPIRVAITGDTVSPSIHIVIYEIGKLRSLSRIKSALSYINDT
- a CDS encoding flagellar hook-basal body complex protein FliE; protein product: MDYVKDTLNLSGNNQKDVEALPQKIMDYVKDTLNLSGNNRKEAEETPRSIVEDSQYKNLNNFFVNIQKSLVLTEAATQVRNKLISGYQELSNLPL
- the fliF gene encoding flagellar basal-body MS-ring/collar protein FliF; translated protein: MNVGVKHKFNVKDKNKKPYFSLYALFNVRTIIAISSILSIIIFFLFVFKSSNYHILYNSLSNEDEKLIISQLTRMNIPFKFSDDHKSLLVPENQIRKIQENLFEQGLPKGNSIGFELLDQEKFGISQFNEQINYQRALEGELARSIQQLDNVKTARVHIALPKPSLFVQDSKLPSASIILGIKDGLNINSSQINAILHMVSGSISGLPIENITIIDHAGRLLNSDDSFDSNIDNTRLKYYDLIEEHYKKRIENILIPLVGPNNVHAQVTAQINFDKKESTEEKYKPNYSNDSKSIRSHHSSSNTELNEKYIDGSIPSNSFSNKMKNFSKKLSSDAHNTNHNLSEELSLNNSSNKNFENVSILPKSSLNQDYIVNYELDHTIFHSKFQIGDIKRLSAAVVINYVRDKNGELVSLSPYQIKRIEHLIQESIGFSSERGDTISVVSALFMKPPVNIYKSVSFWNQPLFLNMLFKYGLPVFFAIIIIYLLYRIFFSKKVIVTNKLDNNGFKNTSENNKNIVSTTIGSSKGTSMNEGFNNLSKNDPHTIVMIIREWMGGNKK